From a single Lewinella sp. LCG006 genomic region:
- the ctlX gene encoding citrulline utilization hydrolase CtlX, translating into MHTTQITDTILMVRPANFGYNVETAGNNAFQTNDNSLSGKEINARAQAEFDAFVAKLRSVGVNVIVVEDSEVPLKHDAVFPNNWFSTHEDGSLITYPMYAPMRRLERREDVVAQLTKDFGFDKHIRLEKRELSERFLEGTGSMILDRDNKIVYACRSIRTDEGLLDEFVLWMGYEKVLFESYDMNGLPIYHTNVMMALGTNFCVICLDTITDAVQRREVTDKLTQTGKDIVSISREQMNAFAGNMLQVKGAQEQTYLVMSSQAYQSLTKEQRQQLELHTQLLHSSLDTIESYGGGSARCMMAEIFRKG; encoded by the coding sequence ATGCACACCACACAAATTACCGATACCATTCTTATGGTTCGTCCTGCAAATTTTGGCTATAATGTCGAAACGGCAGGCAATAATGCCTTTCAAACCAATGACAATTCCCTTTCGGGGAAAGAAATAAATGCTCGTGCGCAAGCTGAGTTTGATGCTTTTGTGGCCAAACTTCGCAGTGTAGGCGTCAACGTGATTGTGGTGGAGGATAGCGAGGTGCCCCTAAAACATGATGCTGTTTTTCCCAATAATTGGTTTTCTACCCACGAGGATGGATCGTTGATTACCTACCCTATGTATGCTCCCATGCGGAGACTGGAACGCCGGGAGGACGTGGTGGCACAACTGACCAAAGATTTTGGTTTTGATAAACATATTCGTCTGGAAAAAAGAGAGCTATCAGAACGTTTCCTGGAAGGAACGGGGAGTATGATTCTTGATCGTGATAATAAAATTGTCTACGCCTGCCGCAGTATCCGTACGGATGAGGGTTTATTGGATGAATTTGTGCTTTGGATGGGCTACGAAAAAGTACTCTTTGAAAGCTATGACATGAATGGACTGCCGATCTACCATACCAATGTGATGATGGCACTCGGAACAAATTTTTGCGTCATCTGCCTGGATACCATCACAGATGCCGTTCAGCGTCGTGAGGTAACAGATAAACTGACTCAAACCGGCAAAGACATCGTCTCTATCAGCCGTGAGCAAATGAATGCTTTTGCTGGAAATATGCTACAGGTAAAGGGAGCGCAAGAACAAACCTATCTCGTGATGTCTTCTCAGGCATATCAATCACTGACCAAAGAGCAGAGGCAGCAATTGGAACTACACACGCAACTGCTCCACAGCTCCTTGGATACCATTGAGTCTTATGGCGGTGGCAGTGCCCGCTGTATGATGGCAGAAATATTTAGGAAAGGATAG
- the galK gene encoding galactokinase, with protein MMYNDQSVSRQFEALTNYAPALLLRAPGRINIIGEHTDYNQGLVLPGAIDRSLFFAVRPNGTQQLRFWALDIEAAAVVDLIELKPGNSLWLNYLLGIAQQFAKRGHQLVGLDVVFGGNLPVGAGVSSSAALECGMAMSWNLLLQAGYNGSELAQLAQQSSHEFVGIPCGIMDQFASLNGVKDHAIMLDCRDLSYRKVPVAIEGCEWVLLNSKVSHNLAESAYIQRVEECAQGVAVLQQHFPAVKSLRDATPPQVEQLKEAFPGKVYQRCRYIVGEHYRTLAMIDALGAGDAAKAGQLLNLTQLGLAQDYEVSCPEIDFLFAQAYRHPGVYGARIMGGGFGGCTLNLVRKDAREAFVGEALAAYEAAFGKQGEELVVRLVDGVGEV; from the coding sequence ATGATGTATAATGACCAATCGGTAAGTCGCCAATTTGAGGCACTTACCAACTACGCCCCGGCACTTCTTTTACGTGCGCCGGGGCGTATTAATATCATCGGAGAGCATACCGATTACAACCAGGGCTTGGTGTTGCCAGGAGCAATCGACCGGTCCTTGTTTTTTGCGGTGCGGCCCAATGGTACCCAGCAGCTTCGCTTTTGGGCCTTAGATATTGAAGCAGCTGCTGTTGTTGATTTGATAGAATTGAAGCCAGGCAACTCCCTTTGGCTCAATTACTTGTTAGGTATTGCTCAACAGTTTGCTAAAAGGGGGCATCAGTTGGTGGGGTTGGATGTTGTTTTTGGCGGCAACCTCCCCGTAGGCGCTGGTGTAAGCTCTTCTGCTGCGCTGGAATGCGGGATGGCCATGAGCTGGAACCTGCTTTTGCAGGCAGGGTACAATGGTTCTGAATTGGCACAATTGGCTCAGCAGTCTTCGCACGAGTTTGTGGGTATTCCCTGCGGGATCATGGATCAGTTTGCCAGCTTGAATGGCGTCAAAGACCATGCGATCATGCTGGATTGCCGAGACCTTTCTTACCGCAAAGTACCTGTAGCTATTGAAGGTTGCGAATGGGTGTTGCTCAATTCCAAGGTGAGCCATAACCTCGCGGAATCCGCTTACATTCAAAGGGTCGAGGAATGCGCCCAGGGTGTAGCTGTTTTACAACAACATTTTCCGGCAGTAAAATCCCTGCGCGATGCCACTCCTCCGCAGGTCGAGCAGCTTAAAGAAGCCTTTCCCGGCAAGGTCTACCAACGCTGTCGCTATATCGTGGGAGAGCATTATCGAACTTTGGCGATGATTGATGCCTTGGGGGCTGGCGATGCCGCAAAAGCAGGCCAGTTGCTCAATCTCACGCAGCTTGGGCTGGCTCAGGATTATGAGGTCAGCTGCCCAGAAATTGACTTCCTTTTTGCACAAGCTTATCGGCATCCGGGCGTATACGGTGCCCGTATCATGGGTGGTGGCTTTGGCGGTTGCACGCTCAATCTGGTTCGAAAGGACGCCAGAGAGGCCTTCGTAGGCGAAGCACTAGCTGCTTATGAGGCAGCGTTTGGCAAACAAGGAGAAGAGCTTGTTGTCCGTCTGGTAGATGGCGTTGGTGAGGTATAA
- the ccsA gene encoding cytochrome c biogenesis protein CcsA translates to MMIEEIQYIGEHLWPGRIGQAAVFIAFTTAILSSVAYFFATQKREDVELAHSWRKIGRIGYGVHGLAVFTIIGTLFYIMINNYYEYQYVQAHVNDDLAFRYIFSAFWEGQEGSFLLWMFWHVILGGLLILSAKKWESPVMAVVASVQIIIGSMLLGIYIGFGEEAFRLGSNPALLLRDVMEAPIFANAEYVSLLDGTGLNPLLQNWWMTIHPPTLFLGFASTVVPFAFAMAGLWVRDHRGWLAPALPWALFSGAILGTGILMGGAWAYEALSFGGYWAWDPVENMSLVPWIVLVAGIHTNLIARTTDQSIRATYIFYALSFIMIVYSTFLTRSGVLGETSVHAFTEMGLEWQLVTFIVVYFLMAGYLFFSRIKGIPSPEKEETTNSKEFWMFIGSLVLLFSAVLITVSTSLPVYNKIREFFDPGFVGRVITDPIPHFNKYQLWIGIFVGLLTGFSQFLRFRERNFSNYRNKFLIHTGIGIAISVVLTYLTTLTINLSAWQYQLLMFSGWFGVVTNLDHIISFLRGNLKAGGSAISHIGFGLMLVGVLFSGLNQKVISRNPFLMEGLTANEEAKRNTVLLIKDSPMIMDEYEVTLTGDSIDYLTRTYFIDYKRRDKTGKVVEQFQLSPNILYDKEFTKVAASNPSTKKYWNRDVFTHIAALPPEEMDITEKKAKEDSLDYKIQVMGIGETLTFLDTVPVKDRDTFLVRTCTLEMLDIQRSAEHKDYIAEDGDLAVSARIKVTSSEKDTSFIAEPVLVLRGQVLYSFPDQINPLNTRIKLNEEVFDLVYTPETELDYQEYILSRGDEVMVGDLKVQFSGFNKEVSLPTYQAREGDIAVAAMLTATNPEGQKDSAQPVFLIRKSKPLNLKDEAAALGLHARFVSINPEKEQATIYMAYQAPRPPRASFSIATRAFRTDWVALQAIEFPGINYFWIGASLMMFGLTISMYHRIQTNKAAA, encoded by the coding sequence ATGATGATTGAAGAAATCCAATATATAGGCGAACATTTGTGGCCTGGCCGTATCGGTCAGGCTGCCGTATTTATCGCCTTTACTACTGCTATTCTTAGTAGTGTTGCGTACTTTTTTGCTACCCAGAAACGGGAGGATGTTGAACTGGCCCATAGCTGGCGAAAAATTGGTCGCATCGGCTACGGGGTCCATGGTTTGGCGGTGTTTACCATTATTGGTACGCTGTTTTACATCATGATCAACAACTATTACGAATACCAGTATGTGCAAGCCCACGTCAATGATGATCTGGCATTTCGCTACATTTTTTCCGCGTTTTGGGAAGGGCAAGAAGGTAGCTTTTTGCTGTGGATGTTCTGGCATGTCATCCTTGGTGGCCTCTTGATCCTTTCTGCTAAAAAATGGGAGTCTCCGGTGATGGCGGTTGTCGCCTCCGTTCAGATCATTATTGGCTCCATGCTGTTGGGTATCTACATTGGTTTTGGGGAAGAAGCCTTTCGGTTAGGCAGTAACCCGGCCTTGTTATTGAGAGACGTGATGGAAGCACCCATCTTTGCCAATGCTGAATATGTAAGTCTGTTGGATGGAACTGGCCTCAACCCCTTGCTACAAAACTGGTGGATGACCATCCACCCTCCTACCCTTTTCCTTGGTTTTGCTTCTACCGTTGTCCCTTTTGCTTTTGCGATGGCTGGTTTGTGGGTACGCGATCATCGGGGCTGGCTGGCACCAGCATTACCTTGGGCCTTATTTAGTGGTGCCATCCTGGGTACGGGTATCCTGATGGGAGGCGCCTGGGCTTACGAGGCACTAAGCTTTGGCGGTTATTGGGCCTGGGATCCTGTCGAAAATATGTCATTGGTTCCCTGGATCGTACTTGTTGCCGGTATCCACACCAACTTGATTGCGCGCACAACCGATCAGAGTATCCGCGCGACTTACATTTTTTACGCGCTGAGTTTCATTATGATCGTTTATTCGACCTTCCTCACGCGTAGTGGGGTGCTGGGAGAAACTTCCGTCCATGCCTTTACAGAAATGGGACTGGAATGGCAGTTGGTCACTTTCATTGTGGTGTATTTCCTAATGGCCGGTTATTTGTTCTTTTCCCGGATCAAAGGTATTCCCTCGCCGGAAAAAGAAGAAACCACCAACAGCAAAGAATTTTGGATGTTCATTGGCAGCTTAGTGCTCTTGTTTTCAGCTGTTCTCATTACGGTGTCTACTTCCCTTCCGGTTTACAATAAAATTCGTGAGTTTTTTGACCCCGGCTTTGTAGGACGTGTCATTACCGACCCCATTCCACACTTCAATAAATACCAACTTTGGATCGGTATTTTTGTGGGGCTGCTCACTGGTTTTAGTCAATTTTTACGCTTTCGCGAAAGAAATTTTTCTAACTACCGGAATAAATTCCTGATTCACACTGGCATAGGTATTGCAATTTCCGTGGTGCTGACTTACCTCACTACGTTGACCATTAACCTGAGTGCCTGGCAGTATCAACTGCTGATGTTTAGTGGCTGGTTTGGCGTGGTCACCAATTTGGATCATATCATTTCTTTCCTTCGCGGCAACCTCAAAGCTGGTGGTTCGGCTATCTCGCATATTGGCTTTGGTCTGATGCTCGTGGGCGTATTGTTTAGTGGCCTTAACCAGAAAGTCATCTCTCGGAATCCTTTCCTCATGGAAGGGCTTACCGCCAATGAAGAAGCCAAGCGCAATACCGTTCTGCTCATCAAAGATTCACCAATGATTATGGACGAATACGAGGTGACGCTTACGGGTGACAGTATTGATTACCTCACCCGTACTTATTTCATTGACTACAAACGGCGCGACAAAACAGGTAAGGTGGTAGAGCAATTCCAGCTATCACCAAACATTCTCTACGATAAGGAATTCACAAAGGTAGCAGCTTCCAACCCCAGCACTAAAAAGTATTGGAACCGGGATGTCTTTACCCACATCGCCGCCCTTCCGCCGGAGGAAATGGACATTACCGAAAAGAAAGCCAAAGAAGATAGCCTTGATTATAAAATCCAGGTCATGGGCATAGGCGAAACGCTGACCTTTTTGGATACCGTTCCGGTGAAAGACAGAGACACTTTTCTGGTGAGAACCTGCACCCTGGAAATGCTCGACATCCAACGCAGTGCTGAACACAAGGATTACATTGCAGAAGATGGCGACCTTGCAGTAAGTGCGCGGATAAAAGTCACCAGTTCTGAAAAGGACACCAGCTTTATTGCTGAGCCGGTATTGGTACTACGTGGACAAGTCCTGTACAGTTTCCCTGACCAGATCAATCCTCTCAATACCCGGATCAAACTCAACGAAGAGGTTTTTGATCTTGTCTACACACCAGAAACAGAACTCGATTACCAGGAGTACATTCTTTCCCGAGGAGATGAAGTGATGGTCGGTGATCTGAAAGTTCAATTCAGTGGTTTTAACAAAGAAGTAAGCCTTCCTACCTATCAAGCACGCGAGGGAGATATTGCGGTTGCGGCCATGCTCACCGCAACGAACCCGGAAGGGCAGAAAGACAGTGCTCAACCGGTTTTCTTGATTCGAAAAAGTAAACCGCTTAATTTGAAAGATGAAGCAGCAGCGCTAGGGCTTCATGCTCGATTTGTTTCCATCAATCCTGAAAAAGAGCAAGCTACGATCTATATGGCCTACCAGGCACCACGGCCACCAAGGGCTTCGTTTTCTATCGCAACTCGGGCATTCCGTACCGATTGGGTAGCACTCCAGGCCATTGAGTTTCCAGGTATCAACTATTTCTGGATAGGTGCATCCCTCATGATGTTTGGGCTCACAATTAGTATGTATCATCGTATTCAAACCAATAAAGCCGCCGCTTAA
- a CDS encoding Rossmann-like and DUF2520 domain-containing protein, with amino-acid sequence MPDQPHIVLIGAGNVAWHLGQQLQAEGGDVVCVYSRSAGSATALAKLLDCPASTELSEIPATADWYLLLVPDSKIGGVAEKLQAHISPNALVMHSSGATPANVLAPYFMHHGVFYPLQTFSKERVLDFNEVPLCLYTAQEGDYQRVESVAKRLVKNVYRVGDEQRAQLHLAAVFVNNFTNYLQYIGQAISQENQLPGALLQPLLKETIAKLDDLTPAEAQTGPAIRNDIPTMERHLALLKDHPQWTLLYKQLSMGIAEDLGKK; translated from the coding sequence TTGCCAGACCAGCCACATATTGTATTAATCGGGGCAGGAAATGTAGCCTGGCACCTGGGACAACAGCTTCAAGCTGAGGGGGGGGATGTAGTCTGCGTTTACAGCAGAAGTGCGGGTAGTGCTACTGCGCTGGCAAAGCTGCTAGATTGTCCGGCCAGCACTGAACTTTCAGAGATTCCGGCTACTGCGGATTGGTACTTATTGCTGGTTCCAGATAGTAAAATTGGGGGCGTTGCAGAAAAATTGCAAGCGCATATCTCCCCCAACGCGCTGGTGATGCACAGCTCAGGAGCTACCCCTGCAAATGTATTGGCACCGTATTTTATGCATCATGGGGTTTTCTATCCTTTGCAAACTTTTTCTAAAGAGCGAGTTCTGGATTTCAACGAAGTTCCCCTGTGCCTCTACACTGCGCAGGAAGGGGATTATCAAAGGGTTGAATCTGTCGCTAAAAGGTTGGTAAAAAATGTCTATCGCGTGGGCGATGAACAGCGTGCCCAATTGCACCTGGCCGCGGTATTTGTCAACAATTTCACCAACTACTTACAGTACATTGGACAAGCCATCAGCCAGGAAAATCAGTTACCTGGAGCTTTATTGCAACCACTGCTCAAAGAAACCATCGCCAAATTGGATGATTTGACGCCAGCTGAAGCTCAGACCGGCCCTGCCATCAGGAATGATATTCCTACCATGGAACGCCATCTAGCGCTGCTCAAAGATCATCCACAATGGACCCTTTTGTATAAGCAGCTGAGTATGGGGATAGCGGAGGATTTGGGAAAGAAATAA
- the lptE gene encoding LPS assembly lipoprotein LptE, translated as MKKYLFLLLVFLSLHCWQCGNNGYSFRGISIPADVSTYYVGQFKNNALNAPPTLAIETSEALKEKIRRESRLILNETTPDVEFQGAIVDFRVSAEAPQPGESSAINRLTIVTSVEYINNKDENEGFKKNFSFFFDFPSTTELASVQTQAIEDILAQLTEDIFNAAFTNW; from the coding sequence ATGAAAAAGTACCTTTTCCTTTTACTGGTTTTTCTGAGCTTGCATTGCTGGCAATGCGGCAACAATGGTTATTCTTTTCGTGGGATCAGTATACCTGCAGATGTGTCTACCTATTATGTAGGCCAATTCAAAAACAATGCACTGAACGCGCCACCTACCTTGGCGATAGAAACGTCGGAAGCACTCAAAGAAAAGATCAGACGAGAAAGCAGGCTGATTCTTAATGAAACGACACCCGACGTAGAGTTTCAAGGTGCTATTGTAGATTTTCGTGTTTCTGCGGAAGCACCCCAGCCCGGAGAATCCAGTGCCATCAACCGGCTTACGATTGTCACTTCCGTAGAATACATTAACAACAAAGACGAAAACGAAGGTTTCAAGAAGAATTTTTCCTTTTTCTTCGATTTTCCTTCCACCACAGAATTGGCCAGTGTGCAGACCCAGGCCATCGAAGACATTCTCGCGCAGCTCACGGAAGATATCTTCAACGCAGCGTTCACCAATTGGTAA
- a CDS encoding cytochrome c maturation protein CcmE yields MKKVYIIAGIMIAVAVSLFVMAQDDLGTYATISQATETGSRVKIAGQLAKDMEMIYDPVEDPNLFTFYIRDEEGATQKVVLLQPKPQDFELSEQVVLTGRMQEGAFVATDVLMKCPSKYKDEEIYLKDQQG; encoded by the coding sequence ATGAAAAAGGTATATATCATTGCCGGGATCATGATTGCCGTTGCGGTTTCCTTGTTTGTAATGGCTCAGGATGACCTTGGTACTTACGCAACGATTTCACAAGCCACTGAGACTGGTAGCCGGGTGAAAATTGCAGGCCAGTTGGCCAAAGACATGGAGATGATCTACGATCCTGTAGAAGATCCCAATCTCTTCACATTTTACATTCGTGATGAGGAGGGTGCTACCCAAAAAGTAGTGCTTTTGCAACCAAAGCCTCAGGATTTCGAACTTTCAGAACAAGTGGTACTGACCGGACGGATGCAAGAAGGAGCTTTTGTAGCTACTGATGTACTGATGAAGTGCCCTTCAAAGTACAAAGACGAAGAAATCTACTTGAAAGATCAGCAAGGTTAA
- a CDS encoding magnesium chelatase — MNLPQTLGELKATGYQPRSIKEEMRENLIKKLQSKEPIFPGVIGFDDTVIPDVERAILSRHNILLLGLRGQAKTRIARLLVHLLDEYMPIVGGSELNDDPLQPLTRYALDLIAEKGDDTPIEWVHRNERYVEKLATPDVSVADLIGDVDPIKAATLKLPYSDQRVIHFGLVPRAHRSLFVLNELPDLQARIQVSLFNILQEGDIQIRGFKLRLPLDIQFVFTANPEDYTSRGSIITPLKDRIESQILTHYPKTIEISRQITSLEADLAESQKTAIKVPDLLQIMLEQIAFNARESEYIDSKSGVSARLTIAGYENLVSTAERRMLINNEKATQARITDFWGVVPAITGKVELVYEGEQEGAYNVAMLLLGEAVQIAFLDHFPNPEEVNRGEDKDPYGTIRTWFGAGNTLDLINDASDKDYRQALDKVAGLKKLVTSTVNNLDEAETYLFMELVVHGLVEFDVLNKDTLENSLVFRDLLANMLDDNDMFDGFNDN, encoded by the coding sequence ATGAATTTACCCCAAACCTTAGGCGAACTAAAAGCCACTGGTTATCAGCCCCGTTCCATCAAAGAAGAGATGCGGGAAAATTTGATAAAAAAACTACAGTCAAAAGAGCCCATCTTCCCTGGCGTCATTGGTTTTGATGACACCGTTATTCCAGATGTAGAGCGGGCTATTTTGTCGCGTCATAACATCCTTTTACTGGGCTTGCGTGGGCAGGCTAAAACAAGGATTGCTCGTTTGCTCGTTCACTTACTAGACGAATACATGCCCATCGTAGGTGGTAGCGAACTCAATGATGACCCATTGCAACCGCTTACCCGTTACGCGCTGGATTTGATCGCTGAAAAAGGAGATGACACCCCCATTGAATGGGTACATCGCAACGAACGTTACGTAGAAAAACTTGCTACCCCTGATGTAAGCGTTGCCGACTTGATCGGGGATGTAGACCCGATAAAAGCTGCTACGCTGAAACTCCCCTATTCAGACCAGCGGGTGATTCACTTTGGTCTGGTACCACGTGCGCACCGTTCTTTGTTTGTACTCAACGAGCTGCCTGACTTACAGGCACGTATTCAGGTGTCGCTTTTCAATATTTTGCAGGAAGGGGATATCCAGATTCGTGGATTCAAGCTGCGTCTGCCTTTGGACATCCAGTTTGTCTTCACTGCCAATCCAGAGGATTATACCAGTCGTGGTAGCATCATCACCCCCCTTAAGGACCGGATTGAAAGCCAAATCCTCACGCACTACCCCAAGACCATTGAAATCTCACGGCAGATTACCAGCCTGGAAGCAGATTTAGCGGAAAGCCAAAAAACGGCCATCAAAGTACCTGATTTGCTACAGATCATGCTAGAGCAAATTGCGTTCAACGCCCGCGAGAGTGAATACATTGACAGCAAGAGTGGAGTCTCCGCGCGATTGACCATTGCCGGGTACGAAAATCTGGTAAGCACTGCCGAACGAAGAATGCTTATTAACAATGAAAAGGCCACCCAGGCGCGAATTACCGACTTCTGGGGCGTAGTCCCTGCCATCACCGGAAAGGTAGAACTGGTTTATGAGGGCGAACAGGAAGGTGCTTACAATGTCGCCATGCTGTTACTCGGAGAAGCCGTACAAATCGCTTTCCTAGACCATTTCCCTAATCCAGAGGAAGTTAACCGAGGCGAAGACAAAGACCCCTACGGCACCATACGCACCTGGTTTGGAGCAGGCAATACCCTGGATCTGATCAACGACGCCAGTGATAAAGATTACCGTCAGGCGCTGGACAAAGTTGCTGGTTTGAAAAAGCTGGTCACCTCCACCGTCAACAATCTTGATGAGGCAGAAACCTACCTCTTCATGGAGTTGGTTGTGCACGGCCTGGTAGAGTTTGATGTACTCAACAAGGATACGCTTGAAAACAGTCTTGTCTTCCGCGATTTGCTAGCCAACATGCTGGATGACAATGACATGTTTGACGGATTCAATGACAATTAA
- a CDS encoding GNAT family N-acetyltransferase: MSEFKILTDRLLLREFQKEDAEGFFRMNNDPLVLQYTGDVPFASIAAAEDFLTSYEHYQIHGYGRWTVLDRNSSEYLGFCGLKYHPDTGDVDLGFRLVRKFWGCGYATEAARACLHYAFTTLELPNIIGRAQTANKASIRVLEKIGMQFVETFDFEGNPGVLYQIHRR, from the coding sequence ATGTCTGAATTTAAAATACTGACAGATCGTCTCTTGCTCAGAGAGTTCCAAAAGGAAGATGCTGAGGGTTTCTTTCGGATGAACAACGACCCACTCGTTTTGCAGTATACAGGCGACGTACCTTTCGCAAGTATAGCTGCTGCTGAAGACTTCCTCACCAGCTACGAGCATTACCAAATCCATGGCTACGGCCGGTGGACGGTACTGGACCGCAATTCTTCCGAATACCTGGGGTTCTGTGGCCTCAAATACCATCCCGATACGGGCGATGTGGATCTTGGATTTCGTCTGGTAAGAAAATTTTGGGGCTGTGGTTATGCCACCGAAGCGGCGAGGGCTTGTCTTCATTATGCTTTTACCACCCTAGAGTTACCTAACATCATCGGGCGAGCGCAAACCGCAAATAAAGCCTCTATCCGTGTGCTGGAAAAAATAGGGATGCAATTTGTCGAAACCTTTGATTTTGAAGGCAACCCAGGTGTCCTTTACCAAATTCACCGCAGATGA
- a CDS encoding DUF819 family protein: MLLTTILSVGFPFLALRLEKNDRLPSFFSAVVLCYAFGIIIGNLLPQLVHEQTAEQLAAVGMIIALPMLLFGANIKENWRLAGPGLLAYGLCAIAGLIGTALAAYYFQESQPDGWKVAGMLTGLYTGGTPNMQAIGIAVDAPGDYVVLLQASDIVGGGIYLLMLMTIIHPFLGRFLPSFSMDQIDKAEEASLEEANNGFRFLPTIISLGVGAAAAGLTYLLTGDIGKHTTLLILLLTTISLGLSFSPRISNLRGAYLQGEYFLLIFCVALGLMANFQKLLGEGLQLLAFSLVALISTILIHWLLAKIFKIDRDTVMISSTAALYGPVFIAQVTTAINNRRLLAPGIALSLLGLAIGNYLGIGVAYLAKWLLIQF; encoded by the coding sequence ATGTTACTAACGACAATACTATCGGTAGGCTTCCCTTTTTTAGCCTTGCGCTTGGAAAAAAACGACCGCTTGCCTTCCTTTTTTAGTGCCGTGGTGCTATGCTACGCCTTCGGGATCATCATCGGCAATCTACTTCCGCAGCTGGTACACGAACAAACGGCAGAACAACTAGCGGCTGTAGGCATGATCATAGCGCTGCCCATGCTACTTTTTGGAGCTAACATTAAGGAAAACTGGCGGTTGGCGGGGCCAGGCTTGTTGGCTTATGGCTTATGTGCTATTGCCGGCCTGATAGGTACCGCCTTAGCCGCCTATTATTTTCAGGAATCCCAACCCGATGGGTGGAAGGTAGCTGGTATGCTTACGGGCTTGTATACGGGAGGCACCCCCAACATGCAAGCAATTGGTATTGCAGTCGATGCTCCTGGAGATTATGTGGTGCTGCTACAAGCTTCAGATATTGTTGGTGGCGGTATTTATCTACTCATGCTGATGACCATTATCCATCCGTTTCTTGGACGATTCCTTCCCAGCTTCTCCATGGACCAAATTGATAAGGCAGAGGAAGCGTCGCTAGAAGAGGCCAATAATGGTTTTCGTTTTCTGCCAACAATAATTAGCTTGGGCGTAGGTGCCGCTGCCGCAGGGCTCACCTATTTATTGACAGGAGATATAGGTAAGCATACGACCTTGCTCATATTACTGCTCACAACGATTAGTCTGGGACTTTCTTTCTCACCCAGAATCAGCAATTTGCGTGGTGCTTACTTACAAGGAGAATACTTCTTACTAATTTTCTGTGTGGCCCTGGGACTCATGGCTAATTTCCAAAAGTTGTTGGGAGAAGGCCTTCAGCTATTAGCCTTTTCTTTGGTGGCACTGATTAGTACTATCCTGATCCACTGGTTGTTGGCCAAAATATTTAAAATCGACCGAGATACCGTGATGATTAGCTCAACAGCTGCACTTTATGGCCCGGTATTTATTGCGCAAGTCACCACCGCCATCAACAATCGCCGTTTGTTGGCACCCGGTATTGCACTTTCACTACTCGGTTTGGCTATCGGTAATTACTTGGGGATTGGGGTCGCTTATCTGGCCAAATGGCTACTGATACAGTTTTAA
- a CDS encoding YebC/PmpR family DNA-binding transcriptional regulator gives MGRAFEYRKARKMKRWASMAKVFTKIGREIAMAVKDGGGEPDYNPRLRIAIQNAKTANMPKANVDAAIKRALSKDSANYDEVVYEGYGPKGIAVIVETATDNTNRTVASMRLQFSKGGGNLGNSGEVDYMFTRKGMFKVKAEGLDQEELELELIDHGLEDLVLEDELFVLYTAFEDFGAMQQALEARKIEVDTAELIRVPSHTKKLDDEGVEAMIKLIERLEDDDDVVNVFHNMDMEE, from the coding sequence ATGGGAAGAGCATTTGAATATCGGAAAGCGCGGAAAATGAAGCGCTGGGCCTCAATGGCTAAAGTTTTCACGAAGATAGGTAGAGAGATTGCTATGGCGGTCAAGGATGGTGGTGGTGAACCCGATTATAACCCCCGGTTGAGGATTGCTATCCAGAACGCCAAAACGGCGAATATGCCCAAGGCCAACGTAGATGCAGCAATCAAGCGGGCTTTGTCCAAGGATTCTGCCAATTACGACGAGGTGGTCTACGAAGGATATGGCCCCAAGGGGATTGCTGTAATCGTTGAAACCGCTACGGATAATACCAACCGTACTGTAGCCAGCATGCGTTTGCAATTCTCTAAAGGTGGCGGGAACCTGGGTAATTCTGGCGAAGTAGACTATATGTTTACCCGTAAGGGCATGTTCAAGGTCAAAGCGGAAGGTCTTGACCAAGAAGAATTAGAGCTAGAACTCATCGACCACGGGCTGGAAGATTTGGTACTCGAAGACGAGCTATTTGTGCTCTATACTGCCTTCGAAGATTTTGGAGCCATGCAACAAGCCCTGGAAGCGCGTAAAATCGAAGTCGATACAGCCGAACTCATCAGGGTTCCTTCTCATACCAAAAAATTGGATGATGAAGGGGTAGAAGCAATGATCAAGCTGATCGAAAGATTGGAGGACGATGATGATGTCGTCAATGTCTTCCACAATATGGATATGGAAGAATAA